CTTCTGACGCATTTTCACACCTTTTTTCCTTTCCGTTGTCCCGCCGTGATCGTGGCGCCGCAGCTCGTCCTCGCCGAGCGAGAATTCGCCGTTTCATATTAGTTTACGCCAGAGATTCACGCAGAGAGGCGAATTACTCTGTATTCTTTCCCGACAATTACAGTAAAAGTTACATTAAAagtatttcacataaaaaagctgtttcagtgtattttcattcttttaaaGTCACCGAATGCAGCAAACAGTCTCTGAAACTCAACtgtttcggggggggggggtgaaccCCAGACCCTCTGCTTCGGTGTCGAAAGGTTGGCGAGTATGACGTAGACACAGAACCAACGGAGTTCAGTCACATTAATGCAAAACGAGGCGCCGccatcatgaaaacaaaaatataaaatactcgTTTCTCCCTCTGGGTTTGAGATTTTGAGAACAGGAAGTGCTTTTCAGAGCAGAGGCGTTGCTGTCGCAGACACAAAACGTgacatttaatttcagttggactttaaattTGAGGGGTTTTGGGTTAAGCATGTACTGGTTACGGTTACGGGaagtcttttgtgtgtgtttcaggtagGACAGGGTTACCCCCACGACCCCCCCAAGGTAAAGTGTGAGACGATGGTGTATCACCCCAACATCGACCTGGAAGGAAACGTCTGCCTAAATATCTTAAGGTCTGTACCAACCGTCAGAAACTTGGAAACAACAACagtcttaactcaaggtccacttactaactTTCTCTGGTGAAATGTTTATCGACTCCCCCACCTTCAAGTTCCCAGGAAGTACGCAAACACCCAAAAACCCACCAGCTACCTGCCCCAGGCCGTCTCCGTGGAGCAAAAccccaaacacattttcaatcaatcaaaatacCAAAGTCAAATAACACGCAGTGAACCTGATACTTTTGGGGCCCCTGGGGGTCTGGGGCCCTGGGGGTCTGGGACTCTGGGGCAGTTCTGGTTATCCAGCCTTGATCATGATACCTGGACTTAATGTGAGATGCTGtgtaatattattgtatattagtTGTGGAAATCATTCCACCTTAAATCTGCaggttgttgaaatgtgctgaCTAACGTTTTCATGAGCTGCTCAGTCTTCAGTTTGCTTTTGATGCAAAGTGCGAACGCACGACACGTTGTTTGTCTCGCGCTCTGATGTTTGTCTTCTTCTCCGCAGAGAGGACTGGAAGCCTGTGTTGACAATAAACTCCATCATCTACGGTCTACAGTATCTATTTCTAGTGAGTTCACCAAAGTCCGATTCATTTCTCTCTGCATGTTGGGGGACCTGGGTTTGTTCGGGCGGCGCTCAGAGGGGCGGTAATTGGACGAAATGAGATTAGATTTCAAATACTTTGcgctaaaatgtcaagatttggacctgagTCCGTCCCCAACACCACTAAATACACCGGTTTTCTGCTGAGAACTTCAGCTGGTTTGGGGTTTGTTAAGCTGCCGGAACAAGCGGCGCTGcagtttatttagtttgacTCCAGCATTACTGCCCCCTGCAGTCACAAGTGTGTATCACGGCGTCCTGCAGCGCCGCCACAAATTGATCCACTGACGGTAACTAATCCTGTAACttacatcgtagaaaaggtttcagtcgcagtcgtctggacgctgttttcagaatcaagacgtttcggctcccatccggaagtcattctcaattgtgaaaatggtctgagaactcagaaatttaagctactctgtgttgcttaagccccgccctcaggaaggagtctacctgagtgtctgttgattagctagtttcacctgaaactgaccttttgtttccatgatggcccagtaatcagcaatcaggcctattgttttctggctgcacctccctcatcactgttaagtacctgattagcatgtgattggcttgaccacggtgttaatacactgtggtagatcgttggcaagttgaatctcagaccaccatttctgttcaaagaggggttttcttttttcacaaaaatggcttctttgactcgtctttcaagccaactcttctctctacttagactcttcacctcgctgtcttcaaatgtgcagtttgtagcttttagatgcaaactccttcctgagggcggggcttatgcaacacagagtagcttaaatttctagttcccggtccattttttcacaattgagaatggcttccggatgggagccgaaacgtcttgattctgaaaacagcgtccagacgactacgactgaaaccttttctacgatggagcactcctggacgaatgagggacgacaccgtctgaTCCTGTAACTTACAGATCAAcattaatgtgttaatgtgcctccccccccctccccccccctcccctccaggAGCCTAACCCTGAGGATCCGTTGAACAAGGAGGCAGCAGAAGTCCTCCAAACGAACCGGCGGCTCTTCGAGCAGAACGTCCACCGCTCTCTGAGGGGCGGCTACGTGGGCGCCACCTACTTCGAGAGGTGTCTTAAATAACTCGACGTCCCATGATTCTCCAGACTCCCCACCCCTCCCCTACACTCCTCacctcccccccccctctgcctcacccctcctcctcctcctccttcccctttTACTCCTCAGTCCTGCTCGTTGGCAGAAGCAGGAGCTGCGCCGAAAGAAAGCAGCACGCCAGAAGACgctttctgttttaaaacaaaagaagacGACGAAGAAACCCCaccctcccttcttcctcctccctttcgtctccccctcctcccccctcctcccatatttctctctgttttactTCCAAGACGCCGCATTCAACCGTTTACACACCCCAGGGGGACGCCGACACAACACACACCGAAACTGGACTTGAAAAGATGGCCGACGGCGAACGGCGGCCGAGGGTGATGATGCAGGacggagggggagggggaggcaggTGTGGGTGGTCAGTGAATGTTGCTGGGGGGAGTCAGTGAATCAGAGAGCGCCAcaacactgatgatgatgatgatagccacatgattttcttttattttttatttgtgtgtgtggcgaAGACACCTGCATTAGACAGGTGGTCAGAAGGACACGCCCCCTCCCCCTCGCCACCTTTTTGTTTGTTCGTAACACGTCGGCCGGCAGCAAACTCCAAACTCACAAACGGcgttcttgacaaacaacagttcATCCGTTCGCCTAGGATTTCTGTGAAGCGATGCAGCTATAGCgatggttgcctggcaacctctcAGTGGCGAAAAGACTTAAGGTCACTACGGTCGGCTGTTGttcgccaagaaatagtcccgtCCCCCCCCCTACAACCACAAATTATCATAGGCTAGCAGTGACCGCACAGGGGGAGGGGCTTGATGGAGTAGGAGGGGCTTGTGAGCAGACGATCCtttaaaagacagacagactggagggAGGGGCTTGTTAGGGTGGGAGGGGCTTTGAGTCTCAACGCCTTAAGACGAAGTTTCCTCAAGGCGAGACGTGGACTCAGTAACGCCACAGCTAGGGGGAGGGGTCAGCCGAGTGGGAGGGGCTCGTGAGTCACAACACGATCAGGCACGCCTTAAAAAGTTCCTTAAAGTGAGACGGCAACGCGCAGTTCTCAGCCTGCGATGACTCGACAGCTGTTGGTATGATGATGTCAGCGTGGGAGGGGCTTGTTAGTCCCAATAGGAGCAGGCGCACCTTGAATGTCCCTTGAGGCTTGACGTCGATGCAGATTTGTTCTCAAACTACAATAACCAGAAGTAAATGGGAACCTGGCAGTCGGTCACATGATCACATGATTAGCTACAGGTGTGACAGAGGTGTGTGACAGAGGTGTGCGACAGGTGTGCGacaggtgtgacaggtgtgCGACAGCTGTGACATGTGTGCGACAGCTGTGACGTGTGCTacaggtgtgacaggtgtgCGACAGGTGTGACATGTGTGCTACAGGTGTGACATGTGTGCTACAGGTGTGACATGTGTGCTACAGGTGTGACATGTGTGCTacaggtgtgacaggtgtgcgacaggtgtgacaggtgtgcgacaggtgtgacaggtgtgctacaggtgtgacaggtgtgcgacaggtgtgacaggtgtgtgacagCTGTGACATGTGTGCGACAGGTGTGACAGCTGTGACAGGTGGAGGTGAATAAGTCTGAGCGGCGTTCAGCCGACAGAACAGGTGAATTTGGCTGAAGTGACGTGTTTTTGCTCGACATGCGGAGATGAAGTTTGGAGTTTGCTGCTaaatcacataaacacagagtcAGCGTCAGGGGCGGAGCGTCGGGCGGGCGGGggcagtgtgtttgtttaaaggGAGGGGCTATGGGGGCGGGGAGGAGCTTTAGATTTTCAGTTTGGCGGGTGGGAGGGTTGTTGTGGGCGGGGTCACAGAGGGGCGGGGCTTAACGTGTTAGGATTCTGTGTATATTGAAACCCCAGCTGTTCACATTGACTGCAATATGatttatgttaaataaaatatgaacttGAATGATTCTAATTATTGTGACGTCCGTTTAACACGACACACAGAAACCAAACGCACCGTCACGATGACGCGGTCGCCACCTCGGACTGTCACCGTGGCGCCGGTGGATTACATCATCATCAACTTCAAATCCCATAATTCCTTCAGCTGATGTTCAGAAAGTGAAGCGCTGCGGGAGAGAagactttaaaatgttcagAAATAATACAATTAGTCATTTACTTAAATATTAAACTGCGTTCTATCTTTTCATAAGACTGAGTGAACTTTGagagattattattaataaacgagcatattttaatgttaataattagTTTGTGTTGCAAAGGAAGAACTCACAGgttgctgttttatttgaatatattttggagACTATcgagtatttcacaagaaagaaAAACGTCTAAAAACTGAAAGATCCTcgtgttttttcttgtttccgTCCCCGTCGTCGTCTTCACGCAACACCTGGACACGGTGAAACAgctgttcacacttcacaacCAGAAATAACAGAATAAACAGACATTCAGAAGTCACACAGGAAGGAAGTAACAGCCCCTCTGTGCTTCTCTGGCAGCTCCGCAGaggcattgtgggaaatgtaggaagtCGTGAGCTTCAGTGAACCAGACAGCGAGAGCAGAATACGTTTAAACACGTTCTGCTTCTTAATTTGGCGTCTTTTACTCTGAAATATTCCTGGACAGGCTTTTCTGTCCCGGCTTCGTTTCTCTTGCGTTTGAATCTCGCAGACGTTCGGGGCGGCAGCGTGATTCCTTCAGCTAACTTCACGTCTTCACGTTGGGAGGAAGAGTTACGAGACGCCGTCCGGCGCTGACATGTTTCGCCAGCTGGGGGCGCCGCACTCCGACCAGCTGACCGGCACAaataattatgttattttaagTTTTGCTTCCTGAAACCTGCCTTATTGCACTCGTCTGGTCTGATGGCAGCCGAACGACTAACAGCAgctgataaataaatatctatagatatatatttgcCTCGTTGCTTCCTGAAacgttttaatcctggttccgTCATGTAAAGCACGTTGAGTGCTGTATAAATACCGTGTGCTGTTATTATGACTGTACAGCGGGAAAAGGGTCCGTTAAGCGTCCCGTGAACCTCCAGGACCCCGAAACCGGCTCGGCTCATCGCAGCTGACGAGCCGCATGCAAAAGGTCATTAAAGAAATCCCaaacacatttactcaagcGACCAAACGTTTTATTATAAATGAAAGTCATTTAATCAATAAGTCgattgacaggaaattaatcagcagctgttttgatgtttgaagtcgtttttcctgtaaaatcacttcctggctgcaggtttgctgcttttcctctgaatgactttaatgttttgtttgaattaCTTTTTATaatgtggtattagtacttaagtcaaattttaaaaatgagtaTTACTTATTTTCAGGCTCCACAGTCATTAAAGTGAGAGAAATATTTGTGACACGTCTTTATTCAACAGCTTTGCTCACGTTCATTAAAACAGTTCCAACAGGTGACAAAGGGGGTGTCAGCGATGCCTCACgattggctgaaaggtgagGGGGGCGGAGACAACTCCACTGTCAATAAAGGTGAcgttatgaaataaaaaacagacttaaaaaaaCTGTCATTTTGAGATGcaaatttttgttattgtgacaataataaagtaacatttcaacacgagatttaataatttattaattaatacaaCATTTGTTAATagattttataacattttactcagtTAGTGAGCTCCGAGTCTCCGCGCAGGTCTCAGGTATCTGACCTGGTTCTGGTCTCAGTAACAGAAGCTTCCTCACTGCCGCCAAAATGTGGATTTCCTGCCTCCATTTCCCAGAAAGCCAAACTCCAGAAACGGGACTAAACCTGCCGACGCGTCCCGTGACAGTGAGGAACCTTTAACAACGAGAACTAAGGAGATAGT
This genomic interval from Siniperca chuatsi isolate FFG_IHB_CAS linkage group LG21, ASM2008510v1, whole genome shotgun sequence contains the following:
- the ube2m gene encoding NEDD8-conjugating enzyme Ubc12, which encodes MIKLFSLKQQKKDEESAGGNRTGAGGKKASAAQLRIQKDINELNLPKTCEINFPDDDDLLNFRLIISPDEGFYKGGKFVFSFKVGQGYPHDPPKVKCETMVYHPNIDLEGNVCLNILREDWKPVLTINSIIYGLQYLFLEPNPEDPLNKEAAEVLQTNRRLFEQNVHRSLRGGYVGATYFERCLK